Proteins from one Oceanispirochaeta sp. genomic window:
- a CDS encoding pyridoxal phosphate-dependent aminotransferase family protein, which yields MIDIFDKCKTDGGYFGYYRKAGDRDLTRPTMDPLPGKTMQYKGNEVVMWSVNNYIGLAENEEVKQVAAQAVQDFGTSSPMGSRMMSGNTQHHQDLEKRLAEFAQKEAAYLFNYGYMGVLGIVSSLCGSKDTVIVDRLAHACILDAASMAKSAGATIRYFKHNNMKDLESVLQQVNKNREGGVMILIEGVYGMTGDLADLPGICELKEKYNARLFIDDAHGVGVMGEKGRGIGDHFGVQDRVDLYFGTFAKAFAAIGGYVAADQDVIDWIAFNARTQVFAKSLPMVYVKALDKTLDFVIAGDDRRKIMWDNSSKLKKGLKDLGYYIGPGESPICSVFTPTGSDDVNGVGVRMVKYLRENLIFVTAVVYPVVPPGLCMFRMIPTTSHTDVEIQRTVEVFARMKKDMNLMDSVNEEDIKKIRKVYRNVKD from the coding sequence ATGATTGATATTTTTGATAAATGTAAAACTGACGGCGGATACTTCGGTTATTATAGAAAAGCGGGAGACCGGGATCTGACCAGGCCGACCATGGACCCCCTGCCCGGAAAGACAATGCAGTACAAGGGCAACGAAGTTGTCATGTGGTCTGTAAACAACTACATCGGGCTGGCGGAGAACGAAGAAGTCAAACAGGTGGCCGCACAGGCTGTTCAGGATTTCGGAACCAGTTCACCCATGGGGTCCCGTATGATGAGCGGCAATACCCAGCATCATCAGGATCTTGAAAAGAGACTGGCCGAGTTTGCCCAGAAAGAAGCGGCTTACCTCTTCAACTACGGGTATATGGGGGTTCTGGGAATCGTTTCATCCCTCTGCGGTTCCAAAGATACTGTCATCGTAGACCGCCTGGCTCATGCCTGTATCCTGGATGCAGCCTCCATGGCCAAGTCAGCAGGTGCCACCATCCGCTACTTCAAACATAACAATATGAAAGATCTGGAAAGCGTTCTGCAACAGGTGAATAAGAACAGGGAAGGGGGTGTCATGATCCTCATAGAAGGGGTCTACGGCATGACTGGAGACCTGGCTGATCTTCCCGGAATCTGTGAACTCAAGGAGAAATACAATGCCCGCCTGTTTATTGACGATGCCCATGGTGTGGGTGTTATGGGTGAAAAGGGCCGTGGAATCGGCGATCATTTCGGGGTTCAGGATCGGGTAGATCTCTATTTTGGTACCTTTGCCAAGGCTTTTGCCGCGATAGGTGGTTATGTGGCGGCAGACCAGGATGTGATTGACTGGATCGCCTTCAATGCACGGACTCAGGTCTTTGCAAAGAGCCTTCCCATGGTGTACGTGAAAGCCCTGGATAAGACTCTGGACTTTGTCATTGCCGGTGATGACCGCCGGAAGATCATGTGGGACAATTCCAGCAAGCTGAAAAAGGGCCTCAAGGATCTGGGGTATTATATCGGGCCGGGGGAATCACCCATCTGCTCTGTCTTTACACCCACCGGAAGTGATGATGTGAACGGTGTGGGGGTCCGGATGGTGAAATACCTCCGTGAGAACCTGATATTTGTAACAGCCGTTGTTTACCCCGTCGTTCCTCCCGGACTCTGTATGTTCCGCATGATTCCCACGACTTCTCATACGGATGTCGAAATCCA